The Streptomyces sp. NBC_01244 genome contains a region encoding:
- a CDS encoding MFS transporter, with the protein MSTGMPGTRLVSSARAAARGHRGHPGSVLAAVSAAAFMAMLDNLAVTNALPAMGEDLGLGTNGLQWAVASYPLVLAATLLSGGRPVTGWGSGGPSSPGCSASWRVPPSAPWRPPSPARARALGLRGAIGGLGVALGPAFGGLLTQAPGWRSVMWINLPIGVVALAAAWRLLPCPPAAPARWDPVGQTLAVTGLGRNGAAVRTSHHHAGQPGPASQAGTAAAVTDTLREVGGVVGVAALGAVPAARMDSGLHDRAARAGLEHDATDELARAVVHGGPVPGPATGPGRDAGADYLTAWANVSWCSRTLASARPVRPPTARGRNVSGRTPPSPP; encoded by the coding sequence ATGAGTACGGGGATGCCGGGGACCCGTCTGGTGAGCAGCGCCCGCGCTGCCGCTCGTGGGCACCGGGGGCATCCCGGTTCGGTCCTGGCTGCGGTCTCCGCCGCCGCGTTCATGGCCATGCTGGACAACCTGGCCGTCACCAACGCGCTGCCCGCCATGGGCGAAGACCTCGGCCTGGGCACCAACGGACTTCAGTGGGCTGTGGCGTCGTACCCCCTGGTCCTCGCCGCGACCCTGCTGTCAGGGGGGCGGCCGGTGACCGGCTGGGGCAGCGGCGGGCCTTCCTCACCGGGTTGCTCGGCTTCATGGCGGGTTCCGCCGTCAGCTCCCTGGCGACCACCCTCGCCAGCGCGGGCCCGCGCCCTCGGTTTGCGGGGCGCGATCGGTGGGCTCGGGGTGGCGCTGGGCCCGGCGTTCGGCGGCCTGCTGACCCAGGCCCCGGGCTGGCGCAGCGTGATGTGGATCAACTTGCCCATCGGTGTGGTGGCGCTGGCCGCCGCCTGGCGGTTGCTGCCTTGCCCGCCCGCCGCACCCGCACGGTGGGATCCCGTCGGGCAGACATTGGCCGTCACCGGACTCGGCAGGAACGGGGCTGCTGTTCGTACCAGCCACCATCACGCTGGTCAGCCGGGCCCCGCCTCCCAGGCGGGCACGGCCGCAGCGGTCACCGACACCCTGCGCGAGGTCGGCGGGGTCGTCGGCGTGGCCGCGCTCGGCGCCGTGCCGGCCGCGCGTATGGACAGTGGGCTCCACGACCGGGCCGCACGAGCCGGCCTCGAGCATGACGCTACGGACGAGCTGGCACGGGCCGTCGTCCATGGCGGTCCGGTGCCCGGGCCGGCCACCGGACCCGGTCGGGATGCGGGCGCCGACTACCTCACCGCCTGGGCCAACGTGTCGTGGTGTTCCCGCACGCTCGCGTCTGCACGCCCGGTTCGGCCACCTACAGCGCGGGGCCGGAACGTCAGCGGACGTACTCCTCCGTCACCCCCTTGA
- a CDS encoding ester cyclase: MNRFVEFINTGNEDLAREVISPDAVFHAPSHPEPLRGPDGYMEVLGMMRSAFPDVQWTLEETVTDGDTVAARFTMRGTHGGEFFGIPASGNKISVQAMNFYYLADGRIIGERGQPDLLGVMQQIGAVPAP; encoded by the coding sequence ATGAACCGTTTCGTCGAGTTCATCAACACGGGCAATGAGGATCTCGCCCGCGAGGTCATTTCTCCGGACGCGGTGTTCCACGCGCCAAGTCACCCGGAACCACTGCGGGGGCCCGATGGATACATGGAAGTCCTCGGGATGATGCGCAGCGCCTTCCCCGACGTTCAGTGGACGCTGGAGGAGACGGTCACCGATGGCGACACGGTCGCCGCGCGGTTCACCATGCGGGGAACCCACGGCGGTGAATTCTTCGGGATCCCGGCGAGCGGCAACAAGATCTCGGTGCAGGCCATGAACTTCTACTACCTGGCCGACGGCCGGATCATCGGCGAACGGGGCCAGCCCGACCTCCTCGGGGTGATGCAGCAGATCGGCGCCGTACCGGCGCCGTGA
- a CDS encoding MFS transporter: MEWYDFTLYLYMTTVLSRVFFGTGSTSLLITLAVFAVAYRMRPIGAMAFGHIGDRLGRRKVLLGSMAVMTSAMPATALLPTRDQIGSAAGVTALTVTLVPGPALDAWGWRIPFLVGTLLATTVLIARSTMRESPAFEQQPPPDTKGAGPLMTTLRTQRPALYRTFAISALGSVTHYVGISYVPTYLGAVSGFSESDALWLSTIAALVVIVVTPFAGALSDRVGRRPALTLFGALAVILPPAMFGLMTQGGFAAALTGAVVLACVAGGISAVAASAIAEQFPVAQRLSGLALGATAATALFGGLTPYASQALVDSTGWALIPGALVAATALAVLPVLRRLPETATPIRAPQPGPLAPEPEPQAR; encoded by the coding sequence GTGGAGTGGTACGACTTCACGCTGTACCTGTACATGACCACCGTGCTGTCCCGGGTGTTCTTCGGCACCGGCTCCACCTCGCTCCTGATCACCCTGGCGGTCTTCGCCGTCGCCTACCGGATGCGCCCGATCGGCGCGATGGCCTTCGGCCACATCGGGGACCGGCTCGGGCGCCGCAAGGTGCTGCTCGGCTCGATGGCGGTGATGACCTCCGCGATGCCGGCCACCGCCCTGCTCCCGACCCGCGACCAGATCGGCTCCGCCGCCGGGGTCACTGCCCTCACCGTCACCCTCGTCCCCGGTCCCGCCCTGGACGCGTGGGGGTGGCGCATCCCCTTCCTGGTCGGCACGCTGCTCGCCACCACGGTGCTGATCGCCCGCTCCACCATGCGCGAATCCCCCGCCTTCGAGCAGCAGCCCCCGCCCGACACCAAGGGCGCGGGCCCGCTGATGACCACTCTGCGCACCCAGCGCCCCGCGCTCTACCGGACGTTCGCGATCTCGGCGCTCGGCTCGGTGACGCACTACGTCGGCATCAGCTACGTCCCCACCTACCTCGGCGCGGTCAGCGGCTTCAGCGAGTCCGACGCCCTGTGGCTGTCGACCATCGCGGCCCTCGTCGTCATCGTCGTCACGCCGTTCGCGGGTGCCCTGTCCGACCGGGTCGGCCGCCGCCCCGCACTCACGCTCTTCGGTGCCCTGGCGGTGATCCTGCCGCCGGCCATGTTCGGCCTGATGACCCAGGGCGGCTTCGCCGCCGCACTGACCGGCGCGGTCGTCCTGGCCTGCGTGGCAGGCGGCATCAGCGCGGTCGCGGCCTCCGCGATCGCCGAACAGTTCCCCGTCGCCCAGCGCCTCAGCGGCCTCGCGCTCGGCGCCACCGCTGCTACCGCCCTCTTCGGCGGACTCACCCCGTACGCCTCCCAGGCCCTGGTCGACTCCACCGGCTGGGCACTGATCCCCGGCGCCCTGGTCGCCGCCACTGCCCTGGCCGTCCTGCCCGTCCTGCGCCGCCTCCCGGAAACCGCGACACCCATCCGTGCACCCCAGCCCGGCCCTCTCGCCCCGGAACCCGAACCCCAAGCCCGCTGA
- a CDS encoding MarR family winged helix-turn-helix transcriptional regulator: MGEGAGISSAQEAANDELVLAFGRLQGAAGRLEYLLGGAIEEEFGISHLMYEVLLIVGRAGGAGMSMRAVAQERVLTTGGMTRLVDRMEAAGLVVRADDPADRRGKLVRLTGRGEDIVVRASRVHVENIRRHFLAPLPEEVREQFMECLRILSHSARDALPRLR; the protein is encoded by the coding sequence GTGGGCGAAGGTGCGGGGATCAGTTCGGCGCAGGAGGCGGCGAACGACGAGCTGGTGCTCGCGTTCGGGCGGCTGCAGGGGGCCGCGGGGCGGCTGGAGTACCTGCTCGGCGGTGCGATCGAGGAGGAGTTCGGGATCAGTCACCTGATGTACGAGGTGCTGCTGATCGTGGGCCGGGCGGGTGGCGCGGGCATGTCGATGCGGGCCGTCGCGCAGGAGCGGGTCCTGACCACGGGCGGGATGACCCGCCTGGTGGACCGGATGGAGGCGGCCGGCCTGGTGGTGCGCGCCGACGACCCCGCGGACCGCAGGGGCAAGCTGGTACGGCTCACCGGGCGGGGTGAGGACATCGTCGTGCGGGCCAGCCGGGTGCACGTGGAGAACATCCGCCGCCACTTCCTGGCGCCGCTGCCCGAGGAGGTGAGGGAGCAGTTCATGGAGTGCCTGCGGATCCTGTCCCACTCGGCGCGGGATGCCCTGCCCCGCCTGCGGTAG
- a CDS encoding NADPH:quinone reductase, whose amino-acid sequence MLASWYDDQGPAADVLHVGELPDPVPGPGEVRVRVTVSGVNPGDTKKRRGWLGSSMPYPRVIPHSDAAGVIDAVGAQVDARRVGQRVWVYGAQSYRPFGTAAQYTVVPDHQAVLLPDHLTDELGASLGIPGITAHRTVFADGPVDGRLVLVHGVLGGVGSLAAQLAHWAGATVIATVRRTADLDHVDPAVVSHAVALDTGDPAAAIRSYAPRGVDRIIEVALSDNADLDNAVAANNAVIAAYATRTDRTEIPFWPLLFNNVTLRLLGSDDFPAEAKGQAARDLTSAAAVGALTIAVGDRYSLDDIAKAHDHVDAGGGHGRILLAIPQ is encoded by the coding sequence ATGCTTGCTTCCTGGTACGACGACCAGGGACCCGCCGCCGATGTCCTGCACGTCGGTGAACTACCTGATCCCGTCCCCGGCCCCGGCGAGGTCCGCGTCCGTGTCACCGTCTCGGGCGTCAACCCCGGCGACACCAAGAAGCGGCGCGGCTGGCTCGGCTCGTCCATGCCCTATCCACGGGTGATCCCGCACAGCGACGCCGCCGGAGTCATCGACGCCGTGGGCGCCCAAGTCGACGCCCGCCGCGTCGGACAGCGGGTCTGGGTATACGGCGCCCAGTCCTACCGCCCCTTCGGTACAGCTGCTCAGTACACCGTCGTACCCGACCACCAAGCCGTACTTCTGCCCGACCATCTGACTGATGAGCTGGGGGCGAGCCTCGGCATCCCCGGCATCACCGCCCACCGCACCGTCTTCGCCGACGGCCCCGTCGACGGCCGACTGGTCCTGGTCCACGGAGTCCTCGGCGGCGTCGGCTCCCTGGCCGCCCAGCTCGCCCACTGGGCCGGCGCGACTGTGATCGCGACCGTCCGCCGCACCGCGGACCTCGACCACGTCGACCCGGCCGTCGTCTCCCACGCCGTCGCCCTGGATACCGGCGACCCCGCCGCGGCCATCCGCTCGTACGCGCCACGGGGCGTCGACCGGATCATCGAGGTCGCGCTGTCCGACAACGCCGATCTCGACAACGCCGTCGCCGCCAACAACGCCGTCATCGCCGCCTACGCCACCCGCACGGACCGCACCGAGATCCCCTTCTGGCCGCTGCTGTTCAACAACGTCACCCTGCGGCTGCTCGGCAGCGACGACTTCCCCGCCGAGGCCAAGGGCCAGGCCGCCCGCGACCTCACCTCCGCAGCCGCCGTCGGCGCCCTCACCATCGCCGTCGGCGACCGCTACTCGCTGGACGACATCGCCAAGGCCCACGACCACGTCGACGCCGGCGGTGGCCACGGCCGCATCCTGCTCGCCATCCCCCAATAG
- a CDS encoding RICIN domain-containing protein produces MDTNAWYVMVNRNSGKALDVAGVSSADGAALTQWARYDGPNQQFQFVDSGGGYYQLKARHSGKLLDVSGWSTADNAAIHKWSDHGGVNQQFRLVDSPDGYVRLINRNSGKAVEVPGFSSADGTGIVQYSDWGGVNQQWKLVRVSAKDV; encoded by the coding sequence GTGGACACCAACGCCTGGTACGTCATGGTCAACCGCAACAGCGGCAAGGCACTGGACGTGGCGGGCGTGAGCTCCGCGGACGGCGCCGCCCTCACGCAGTGGGCCCGGTACGACGGGCCCAACCAGCAGTTCCAGTTCGTGGACTCCGGTGGCGGCTACTACCAGTTGAAGGCGAGGCACTCCGGCAAGCTGCTGGACGTCTCCGGCTGGTCGACGGCCGACAACGCCGCCATCCACAAGTGGAGCGACCACGGTGGCGTGAACCAGCAGTTCCGGTTGGTGGACTCACCGGACGGATACGTCCGGTTGATCAACCGCAACAGCGGGAAGGCCGTCGAGGTACCGGGCTTCTCCTCCGCCGACGGGACCGGCATCGTCCAGTATTCGGACTGGGGCGGCGTGAACCAGCAGTGGAAGCTCGTCCGCGTCTCGGCAAAAGATGTTTGA
- a CDS encoding LPXTG cell wall anchor domain-containing protein, translated as MLRHVVVGAVAVLAASAGVGALAPSAGAAPTVRIRVDAGTSLGTVPSSGVGLNTGVGDEHMGDPKVTSLMKAAGVRQLRFPGGSGADDYHWKTHTMGNGGWIVPNTNFDRFMATAKKVGAQPILTANYGSGTPQEAADWVKYANVDKGYGVKYWEIGNEVYGNGHYGNGKGWETDTHADKSPKEYGKNLVAYSKAMKAVDPKVKIGAVLTTPGFWPDAEKAPGDSADWNNTVLSIAGGSIDFVIVHWYPGGTTTADLLNTPSRIAGVTSSLRSLIAKYAGSRAASVEVAVTETDTVFSPVLTSQAAALFAPDTYMTWFEQGATHVDWWNLHNGSGDAPTTVNGETDYQDGGILSAGTCAGGKCEPPRDTPFPTYWGIRSLTALAQPGDTMVRSSSGNSSVTVHAVRSSNGGLNVMLTNKSPQNAAQVSLSYAGFTPATGAVKTVSYAKGGTALTTAERGTAVAQTLAPYSITTLQLKPASGTAGADKPLPAPRPTAVTPVVSASGTTGTRAQGERGVPVGRPTPSSTSGDLASTGVSNTITYSALGGLLVIAAGSVLVLRGRRRGALRGK; from the coding sequence ATGCTCCGGCATGTGGTCGTGGGGGCGGTGGCGGTGCTCGCCGCCTCGGCCGGTGTCGGCGCCCTGGCGCCCAGCGCGGGCGCCGCGCCGACCGTCCGCATCCGTGTGGATGCCGGTACCTCCTTGGGCACGGTGCCCAGCAGCGGTGTCGGCCTCAACACGGGCGTCGGCGACGAGCACATGGGGGACCCCAAGGTGACATCGCTGATGAAGGCCGCGGGAGTTCGGCAGCTGCGCTTTCCCGGCGGCTCCGGCGCGGACGACTACCACTGGAAGACCCACACCATGGGCAACGGCGGCTGGATCGTACCCAACACCAATTTCGACCGCTTCATGGCCACCGCGAAGAAGGTCGGCGCCCAGCCGATCCTGACCGCGAACTACGGTTCCGGCACCCCCCAGGAGGCCGCCGACTGGGTCAAGTACGCCAACGTCGACAAAGGTTACGGCGTGAAGTACTGGGAGATCGGCAACGAGGTCTACGGCAACGGGCACTACGGCAACGGCAAGGGCTGGGAAACCGACACGCACGCCGACAAGAGCCCGAAGGAGTACGGAAAGAATCTGGTCGCCTACTCGAAGGCGATGAAGGCCGTGGACCCGAAGGTGAAGATCGGAGCGGTGCTCACCACCCCCGGCTTCTGGCCGGACGCGGAGAAGGCTCCCGGTGACAGCGCCGACTGGAACAACACGGTGCTCTCCATCGCGGGAGGCTCGATCGACTTCGTCATCGTCCACTGGTATCCGGGCGGCACCACCACGGCCGACCTGCTGAACACCCCCTCCCGGATCGCCGGTGTCACCTCCTCGCTGCGCTCGCTGATCGCCAAGTACGCAGGCTCGCGCGCCGCTTCGGTGGAGGTCGCGGTCACCGAGACCGACACCGTCTTCTCGCCCGTCTTGACCAGCCAGGCCGCAGCCCTGTTTGCGCCGGACACCTACATGACTTGGTTCGAGCAAGGCGCCACCCACGTGGACTGGTGGAACCTGCACAACGGCTCGGGCGACGCACCCACCACCGTCAACGGTGAGACCGACTACCAGGACGGGGGCATTCTTTCCGCTGGAACCTGCGCCGGGGGGAAGTGCGAACCGCCGCGCGACACGCCCTTCCCCACCTACTGGGGCATCCGCTCGCTGACCGCACTGGCGCAGCCTGGCGACACCATGGTCAGGTCGTCCTCGGGCAACTCGTCGGTCACTGTGCACGCGGTGCGGAGCAGCAACGGCGGGCTGAACGTCATGCTGACCAACAAGAGCCCGCAGAACGCGGCGCAGGTGTCGCTCTCGTACGCCGGGTTCACCCCGGCCACAGGGGCGGTCAAGACCGTTTCGTATGCCAAGGGAGGCACCGCCCTGACGACGGCGGAGCGGGGCACGGCGGTCGCACAGACGCTGGCGCCCTACTCGATCACGACTCTTCAGCTGAAGCCCGCGTCGGGGACCGCTGGCGCTGACAAGCCGTTGCCGGCCCCCAGGCCGACCGCCGTCACGCCGGTCGTCTCCGCCTCCGGCACGACCGGCACCCGTGCGCAGGGGGAGCGCGGCGTACCCGTCGGCCGGCCGACCCCGAGCAGCACGTCCGGCGACCTGGCTTCCACCGGGGTGAGCAACACCATCACCTACAGCGCCCTCGGTGGCCTGCTGGTCATCGCCGCCGGCAGCGTGCTGGTGCTTCGCGGACGTCGCCGCGGGGCTTTGCGCGGGAAGTGA
- a CDS encoding DsbA family protein, with protein MKLVYVFDAYCGWSYGFAPTLAEVTLRHPELPVEVVSGGLFTGRRAVPIREFGYVQGANAKISELTGVGFGVGYERLIADGSFVMDSQDAARGMAALRQAAPERAVELAMAVQAAFYQDGLSLSDPETFTRIAAAAGLDALEVGSALAAPAASLAAEADFRRAAALGANAYPTLLVQDGDRTAVLAVGHAGPDKIDTLLEQFGAARTRSAASGR; from the coding sequence ATGAAACTCGTCTACGTCTTCGACGCCTACTGCGGCTGGTCCTACGGTTTTGCCCCCACCCTGGCCGAGGTCACCCTGCGCCACCCCGAACTGCCCGTCGAGGTCGTGTCGGGCGGCTTGTTCACCGGGCGGCGGGCCGTGCCGATCCGCGAGTTCGGCTACGTCCAGGGCGCGAACGCCAAGATCAGCGAGCTGACCGGTGTCGGGTTCGGGGTCGGGTACGAGCGGCTGATCGCCGACGGCTCGTTCGTCATGGACTCCCAGGACGCCGCCCGGGGCATGGCGGCGCTGCGGCAGGCGGCCCCGGAGCGGGCGGTGGAGCTGGCCATGGCCGTGCAGGCCGCGTTCTACCAGGACGGCCTGAGCCTGTCCGACCCCGAGACCTTCACCCGGATCGCCGCGGCAGCCGGCCTTGACGCGCTGGAGGTCGGCTCCGCGCTCGCCGCACCGGCCGCCTCCCTCGCGGCCGAGGCCGACTTCCGGCGGGCAGCAGCTCTGGGCGCGAACGCCTACCCGACCCTCCTGGTCCAGGACGGCGACCGCACCGCGGTCCTCGCCGTCGGCCACGCCGGCCCCGACAAGATCGACACCCTCCTGGAGCAGTTCGGCGCCGCCCGCACCCGGTCGGCCGCATCCGGCCGCTGA
- a CDS encoding PadR family transcriptional regulator, with amino-acid sequence MLELAILGFLAEGPLPGHELRRRVSQLTGYTRPVSDGSLYPAINRLTKAGLIERRADPAAGAARYALSLTAAGRADMLQRLRKPADHEITDFTRFYIVLAFLSHLPDVAERHAVLRRRLEFLEEPASFFYENDRPLRAEEVADPYRRGMLLTARATSRAERTWLRETLGDEAPVLDTGRADSDPHAPAAPAS; translated from the coding sequence ATGCTGGAACTCGCGATACTCGGCTTCCTCGCCGAGGGACCCCTGCCCGGACACGAGCTGCGCCGCCGCGTCTCACAGCTGACCGGCTATACGCGGCCGGTCAGTGACGGCAGCCTGTATCCGGCGATCAATCGCCTGACCAAGGCGGGCTTGATCGAGCGGCGCGCCGACCCGGCCGCGGGGGCGGCCCGGTACGCGCTCAGCCTGACCGCGGCCGGGCGGGCCGACATGCTTCAGCGGCTGCGCAAGCCCGCTGACCACGAGATCACCGACTTCACCCGGTTCTACATCGTCCTGGCATTCCTCTCCCACCTGCCGGACGTGGCCGAACGGCACGCGGTGCTGCGCAGACGGCTGGAGTTCCTGGAAGAACCGGCGAGCTTCTTCTACGAGAATGACCGGCCCCTGCGTGCCGAGGAGGTCGCCGACCCCTACCGGCGGGGCATGCTGCTCACCGCCCGCGCCACCAGTCGCGCGGAGCGGACCTGGCTGCGCGAGACCCTCGGGGACGAAGCCCCCGTACTCGACACCGGACGCGCCGACAGCGATCCGCACGCACCCGCCGCTCCCGCGAGCTGA
- a CDS encoding glycoside hydrolase family 43 protein: protein MTATTGPGPHPSRRLFLGMAATVPLALSGTLALGARPAYAADAAYVMGYFTESATMLEADYGLHLAVSTDGLRWMPLNQNNPVVTPTAGAGGLRDPFIMRKQDGTFVVLATDLKGTDWGYNSQYIHIWDSADLRTLTGYRRLKLHDMVTHSWAPEAFWDAGRGEYGIIYSSVNASGHGVIMVNYTTDFQTVSSPQVFFDPGYDIIDGNLAVGVNGVNYLYYRGRDQALVGARSTTLQPGSFTPFSTAAAHGGTEAPTLVKSLTSGSWYLWGDTYTPNGVFYAWQSNDLAAGNWTALDQRDYTQPLNSKHCTIATITTTEYDNLVAKWGSPAWNRLKSYNYPARYVRHANSVGRIDVYPFDPYTDSQWKLVRGLADSAGVSFQSVNFPTRYLRHSNYDLRLEENDGTATFAADATFHRTAGLADSSWSSFRSHNFPTHYIRHTGYVLRIDPIATTTEKADATFHVGY, encoded by the coding sequence ATGACCGCAACAACCGGCCCCGGCCCCCACCCGTCGCGACGCCTGTTCCTCGGTATGGCCGCCACCGTCCCGCTGGCCCTCTCCGGAACGCTGGCCCTGGGCGCGCGACCCGCCTACGCCGCGGACGCGGCCTACGTCATGGGCTACTTCACCGAGTCCGCGACCATGCTGGAGGCCGACTACGGCCTGCACCTGGCGGTCAGCACCGACGGCCTGCGCTGGATGCCGCTCAACCAGAACAACCCCGTGGTGACCCCGACCGCGGGTGCGGGCGGTCTGCGTGATCCGTTCATCATGCGCAAGCAGGACGGCACCTTCGTCGTCCTCGCCACCGACCTCAAGGGCACCGACTGGGGCTACAACAGCCAGTACATCCACATCTGGGACTCCGCGGACCTGCGCACCCTCACCGGCTACCGCCGGCTGAAGCTGCACGACATGGTGACCCACAGCTGGGCACCCGAGGCGTTCTGGGACGCCGGCCGCGGCGAGTACGGGATCATCTACTCGTCGGTCAATGCCAGCGGCCACGGCGTGATCATGGTGAACTACACAACCGACTTCCAGACGGTGTCGTCCCCGCAAGTCTTCTTCGATCCCGGCTACGACATCATTGACGGCAACCTCGCCGTGGGTGTGAACGGCGTCAACTACCTCTACTACAGGGGGAGGGACCAGGCCCTCGTGGGCGCGCGGTCGACCACCCTGCAGCCGGGCAGCTTCACGCCCTTCAGCACGGCGGCCGCCCACGGCGGCACCGAGGCGCCGACCCTGGTGAAGTCCTTGACCTCCGGATCCTGGTACCTGTGGGGCGACACCTACACGCCGAACGGCGTCTTCTACGCCTGGCAGAGCAACGACCTCGCCGCCGGCAACTGGACCGCGCTGGACCAGCGCGACTACACCCAGCCCCTCAACTCCAAGCACTGCACCATCGCGACGATCACCACGACCGAGTACGACAACCTCGTGGCGAAGTGGGGCAGCCCCGCCTGGAACCGGCTGAAGTCCTACAACTACCCCGCCCGTTACGTCCGTCATGCCAACTCCGTCGGCCGGATCGATGTCTACCCGTTCGACCCGTACACCGACTCGCAGTGGAAGCTCGTACGCGGCCTGGCCGACAGCGCGGGCGTGTCCTTCCAGTCGGTCAACTTCCCGACCCGCTACCTGCGGCACTCCAACTACGACCTGCGGCTGGAAGAGAACGACGGCACCGCGACCTTCGCCGCGGACGCCACGTTCCACAGGACCGCCGGCCTGGCCGACTCCTCCTGGTCGTCCTTCCGTTCGCACAACTTCCCGACGCATTACATCCGGCACACCGGCTACGTCCTGCGCATCGACCCGATCGCCACCACCACGGAGAAGGCCGACGCCACCTTCCACGTCGGCTACTGA
- a CDS encoding family 43 glycosylhydrolase translates to MILILAFAVLPAAVQPTAARADNPIVQHVYTADPAPLVHDGRVYLYTGHDEDGSTSSFVMNDWRVWSSADMVNWTDHGSPLSLNTFSWAGANAWAGQAVERDGKFYWYVPVSVRATGQFAIGVAVSDSPTGPFRDALGHPLVENSEIDPTVFIDDGGQAYLYWGNPNLWYVKLNADMTSYAGSPVRIPLTTEGFGSRTDNPDRPTLYEEAPWVYKRNGLYYMVYAAKCCSEFIAYSTAPSPTGPWTYRGTVMPAQGNSFTNHAGIVDFQGNSYFFYHNGALPGGGGFTRSVAVEKFSYNADGTIPTINMTTAGAPQAGTLDPYVRQEAESIAWGGGIETEPSSEGGMNISWIENGDYIKVKGVAFGAGAGSFTARVASNTSGGRVELHLDSATGPTVGTCTVSGTGGWQTWSTVSCPVTGATGTHDLYLSFAGGSGYLFNMNWWQFTTGQSAFSSTAVAQHSGHCLDDPNQSTTDGTQYRQYTCGAGEEQRFDFRPVQGVADTYSLVNRHSGKCLDIRGVSTADGEAVHQWTCRGGTNQQFTLRHVAANDYQLVAVHSGKCVDVGGISTAVGALVHQWTCDSAGALATKKNQVWRLTGKS, encoded by the coding sequence ATGATCCTCATATTGGCGTTCGCCGTCCTTCCCGCCGCGGTGCAGCCCACAGCTGCCAGGGCCGACAACCCGATCGTGCAGCACGTCTACACCGCCGACCCTGCCCCGCTGGTGCACGACGGGCGGGTCTACCTCTACACCGGGCACGACGAGGACGGCTCCACCTCCTCCTTCGTGATGAATGACTGGCGCGTGTGGTCCTCCGCCGACATGGTCAACTGGACCGACCACGGCTCACCGCTCAGCCTGAACACCTTCAGCTGGGCGGGCGCCAACGCGTGGGCGGGCCAGGCCGTCGAACGGGACGGCAAGTTCTACTGGTACGTGCCGGTGTCGGTCCGGGCGACCGGCCAATTCGCCATCGGCGTGGCGGTGTCGGACAGCCCCACCGGCCCGTTCCGGGACGCCCTCGGCCACCCGCTGGTGGAGAACAGTGAGATCGACCCGACCGTCTTCATCGACGACGGCGGCCAGGCCTACCTGTACTGGGGCAACCCGAACCTTTGGTACGTCAAGCTGAACGCGGACATGACGTCCTACGCAGGCAGCCCCGTCAGAATTCCGCTCACCACCGAGGGCTTCGGGTCCCGCACCGACAACCCCGACCGTCCCACGCTGTACGAAGAAGCACCATGGGTCTACAAGCGGAACGGCCTGTACTACATGGTGTATGCCGCCAAGTGCTGCTCGGAGTTCATCGCCTACTCCACGGCACCCAGCCCGACCGGACCGTGGACCTACCGTGGAACAGTCATGCCCGCCCAGGGCAACAGCTTCACCAACCACGCGGGCATCGTGGACTTTCAGGGCAACTCGTATTTCTTCTATCACAACGGCGCCCTCCCGGGCGGCGGCGGCTTCACCCGCTCGGTCGCAGTGGAGAAGTTTTCCTACAACGCTGACGGAACGATCCCGACGATCAATATGACGACGGCCGGGGCGCCGCAGGCCGGCACGCTCGATCCTTATGTCCGCCAGGAAGCCGAGTCCATCGCGTGGGGCGGCGGCATCGAAACCGAACCCTCCAGCGAGGGCGGGATGAACATCAGCTGGATTGAAAACGGCGATTACATCAAGGTCAAGGGCGTAGCATTCGGCGCCGGTGCCGGCTCGTTCACCGCCAGGGTGGCCTCAAACACCAGCGGCGGCCGAGTTGAGCTGCACCTGGACAGTGCTACTGGGCCGACGGTCGGGACATGCACGGTGTCGGGCACCGGAGGCTGGCAGACCTGGAGCACGGTCTCGTGCCCTGTTACCGGTGCGACCGGGACCCACGATCTGTACCTGAGCTTCGCCGGTGGCAGCGGGTACTTGTTCAATATGAACTGGTGGCAGTTCACCACCGGCCAGTCCGCCTTCTCGTCAACCGCCGTCGCCCAGCACAGCGGGCACTGCCTGGACGACCCCAACCAGAGCACCACCGACGGCACTCAGTACCGGCAGTACACCTGCGGCGCCGGTGAGGAGCAGCGGTTCGACTTCCGTCCGGTGCAAGGGGTGGCGGACACCTACTCCCTGGTGAACCGCCACAGCGGCAAGTGCCTCGACATCCGCGGTGTCTCCACCGCCGACGGTGAGGCGGTCCATCAGTGGACCTGCCGCGGCGGCACGAACCAGCAGTTCACGCTGCGGCATGTCGCCGCCAACGACTACCAGCTCGTCGCGGTGCACAGCGGCAAGTGCGTGGACGTCGGCGGGATCTCCACCGCCGTCGGAGCATTGGTCCACCAATGGACCTGTGACTCCGCCGGCGCCCTGGCCACCAAGAAGAACCAGGTCTGGCGCCTGACCGGCAAGAGCTGA